GGCCGATCGACGCCGCAGCGAGCGGTGTCGCATCGATGTCGGTGAAGAGTTCGTGCAACGGGCGCCCGAGTGACCGCTCGATCTCGGTGAGGGCGAGGTCGGACGGCATCGGCGGCGCGTCGGAACGCAACGTCGCGAGCGCCTGCCGCATCGGTTCGGGCATCCCCTCGTCGAGATAGCTCGCCATCTGGCCGAGCTTCATCAGGGCGCCTTTCATCTCGCCGAGCGCCGACACGACATCGTGGGCCTCGCGCCGTTCGAGTTCGGCTCGGAGCCGGCGCCGGGTCTCGTCGGACGCGAGCCGCGACCGCGCCGTGGTGAATCCGCGGTCGGCGGCCCGACGCGCCACGAGGCGGCCCATCTCGACGCGTCGATGACCGCGGCTCACCGCGCGGATCGGCGAACCGGCATCGCGGTTGCGCCGCCACCACACCCGCGTCCCGAGCACCAGGCCGACCAGCCCGAGCAGGCCGACGACCGGCTTCTTCATGTCAGGCTGGTTCGGTGTCGGTGTCGGCGGTCTCGAGGCCGGCGACGAGCGCCTCGGCGGTGTCGAGATCGTCGGCATCGAGCGCGTCGAGCGCCGCGGCGACGTTGTCGAGGTCGGTCGCGAACCCGTCGAGCACACCGTCGCGGTCGGCGGTGTCCTCGACCGGGCCGTCGACGGCCGTGGTGTCGGGAGCGACGGGATCGGGGGTGTCGGACTCGTGCATGCCGGTGAGGCTAGCCACACCCGGCGCCTTCGCTGGCCGCCCGACAGTTTGGCCACGCCGGTGCAGACCGCGGCAGAGTGGCACCATGAACGCTGCCCGCCATCCCCATGCCGGCCTCCCCTTCACCGACAGCGACGAGGCGATCGCCGCTGCGCTCGAGGAGGTCAGCATCCCGACGCTGCTGTGCACGATGGTCCACATCACCGGCGATCCGGCATGGGTCCGTGGTGATCTCCGGCCCGTCGGCTTGTTCCTCAACGAGTACCAGGGGTTCATGGACGAAGAGTCGAAGGCCGAGGTCCGCCGGCGCGCTCTCCCCGAGATCATCAAGTACCGCGACGGCGGTTGTGTGCTCCCTGTGGAGCAGCCCGATGCCGAGCTGCTCCACGAGATGATGAACTTCGTCGGCTGCGACGAGATCCCCGACGACGTCGTGCCGATGATGCTCGACGAGATGGGGCTGGGCGACACCGATGTCAACCGGATCGCGTGGGCCGACGACGTGCCGGCCGAGGCCCGGGCCGAGTTCCCGGTGGTCGTCATCGGCTGCGGCCAGTCGGGCCTGCTCGCCGGCCTGCGTCTGCAGGAGGCGGGGATCCCCTTCACCATCATCGAGAAGAACGGTGGCCCCGGCGGTACCTGGTGGGAGAACAGCTACCCGGGTGCACGCGTCGATGTCGGCAGCCACTTCTACTGCTACTCGTTCGAGCCGTCGGATCACTGGACCGAGTACTTCTCGCAACAGCCCGAGCTCCAGCGCTACTTCCAGAACGTCATGGAGAACCACGGGATCGACGAGCACTGCCGGTTCGACACCGAGGTCGTGCGGGCCACCCTCGACGAGGCGAGCGGCCGATGGTCGGTCGTCGTTCGTGACGCGCAGGGCAACGAGGACACGCTGGTCGCGCGGGCGCTCATCAGCGCGGTCGGTTCGCTCAACCGGGCCAAGATGCCCGACATCGCGGGCATCGACGACTTCGAGGGTCCGTCGTTCCACTCGACCCGGTGGGACCATTCGGTCGACTACTCCGGCAAGAAGTTCGCGCTCGTCGGCGCGGGGGCCAGCGGCTTCCAGATCGCGCCGACGATCGCCCCGGATGTCGAGCACCTCACGGTGTTCCAGCGCACCGCACAATGGATGTTCCCCAACCCGAACTATCACGAGAAGGTGCCGGAGGGGCAGAAGTGGGCGCTGCGTCACCTGCCGTTCTTCGGCCGCTGGTTCCGCTTCCTCCAGTTCTGGCCCGGCTCCGGCGGCGACCTGTCCAACTCCCGCATCGATCCGAACTACGACGACAGCGACGGCCTCGCCGTCAGCGACCGCAACGCGGCGACCCGCCAGGTCTTCGAAGGCTGGATGCGCGAACAGCTCGCCGATGCGCCCGAACTGCTCGAACAGGTGATCCCCGACTATCCGGCAACGGGCAAGCGCACGCTGCAGGACAACGGGTCATGGCTCAAGTGCCTGACCCGCGACAACGTCGATCTGGTCCGCACCGGCATCGAGCGCATCGAGGCCAACGGCGTGCGGACCGTCGACGGCGTCCTGCACGAGGCCGACATCATCTGTTACGCCACCGGCTTCCATCACAACCGGTTCCTGTGGCCGATGGAGATCAAGGGCCGCGGCGGCAAGACGCTGTCCGAGCACTGGGGCGACGAACCCACCGCCTTTCTCGGCATCACCGTGCCCGAGTTCCCCAACCTGTTCTGCATGTACGGGCCCGGCACCAACCTGGCCCACGGCGGCAGCCTGATCTTCCACTCGGAGTGCCAGATCACCTACATCATGGGTTGCATCGAGCAGCTCCTCGCCGGCGGCCATCGCACGATGGAGCCCAAGCAGGAGGTCCACGACGAGTTCGAGGCCCGCCGCAACTCCGAGATCCACCAGATGGTCTGGTCGCACTGGTCGATCCAGCACACCCATTTCAAGAATCCCTCCGGCCAGATCTTCACGCTCTCGCCGTGGCCGATCCACAACTACCAACAGTGGACGAAGGCCCCCGACCCCGACCACTACGTGTTCACGTAGTCGCCGCGGTGCGGCTCGCGGCCGAGCCCGAGGGATAGAAGGTCGCGATGACCAGCGCGGCCACGGCGAAGGCGCCCACCACCCAGGCGTAGCCGGACCGGAAGCCGGCGAGGTCGAGATCGGCCACCAGTGTGAGGACCGCCGAGATGCCGATCGCGTAGCCGATCTGCTGGGTGGTGCGGGTGCTCGCGTTGGCGCTCGCGAACTGGTGCGGCGCGATCTCCGACATCGCTGCGCTCTGCAACCCCGCGATCGTCGCACCGACACCGAGGCCGAGGGTGAGGCTGGCCGGGAGGAACACGCGGACGTACTCCTGCTCCGTCCCGACGAGCAGCAGCCACCAGAGATACGACGCGCTGCACAGCAACGCGCCGCCGGCCACGACCCAACGATGGCCGACACGATCCGACAGGCTGCCGAACGGCGCCGACGAGAGCGCACCGACGATCGGTCCCGGCGTCAGGGCGAAACCGGTGGCGAGCACGCTCATCCCCCACAAGCGCTGGAGCATGAAGCTGTTGAGCAGGAAGCCCGCGGTGAAGCCGAGCGAATAGAACCAGAACGCGGCGATCGCCACGGAGAACGATCGGGCCCGGAAGAGGCTGAGGTCCAGCAGCGGGCCCGGATGACGGGCCGAGCGCCACACCACCACCGGCATCAACGCCAGGCCGACGGCCACCAGGCCGAGCACCGAACCGTCGGCCCACCCGTACTCCTCGGCCCGGATGATTCCCCACATCACGAGGGCCACGCCGGCCACGCCGACCGGCACCCCGATCAGATCGAGCGGCCCGGTGGCCGCCTCGTCGCGCGACTCCGGCACGAAGCGAGCGGCGGCCGCGACCACGAGCAGGCCGATCGGCACATTGATCAGGAAGATCAACCGCCAGCTCGACGCCTCGATGAGCAGGGCACCGACCGACGGACCGAAGGCGGCGCCGAGCGCCCCCATCGCACCCCACACGCCGATGGCGACGCCGCGTTTCGCGAGCGGGAACTGGGGCAGGACCATGGCGAGCGACGCCGGCGTGAGCAGCGCACCGCCGACGGCTTGGATGACCCGGGCGGCGATCAGGGCATCGGCGTCGGGCGCCATACCGCACAGCGCCGATCCGGCCAGGAAGCCGATGATCCCGGTCATGAACATCCGACGCCGCCCCCGCCGATCGGCGAGTCGCCCGGCGAGCAGGAGGAGTGACGCGAGCGCGATGTTGTAGCCCGACACCACCCACGACAACTGCGTCGTCGTCGCCTCGAAATCCGTCGAGATCGACGGAAGCGCGACGTTCACCACCGAGACGTCGATGACGACCAGGAACGCGGCCGACGTGGCGACGGCAAGCGCCAGCCACGCCTCGCGGGACACCTCGACGGGATGCGGCGCGGTCGGCGAGTCCATCGTTGCGGAACCGTAGCCGGGGAATGCCTCTCCCGAGCCCGTCGGTGGTCGTACCCTGGATCGACATGACCTCGACCGTCAATCCGACACCGCTCCTCGATGGGCCCCGACGCGGCATCGTCGTTGCCGTGATCATGCTCGTCCTCGGCCTGATGGCCGTCGACGGACTCCTCACCTGGATCGAGGCCAGCGACGCCGACGACATCGTCGAGCAGATCGTGGCGCAGAATCCCGAACGCTATCCCACCGGTGTGGGTGCCAACTGTGGGATCTGCCAGCCCGAGGACCGGGCGACGATCGCGGCCAACACCGACGGTTCACGCCTCGACCGAGACACCGTCACCACCAAGATGTGGTTGGCCGTGATCGGGCTCGTCGCCGCGGTCGCGTTGACCATCGCCTCGGGCCCCGGGTCGTCGCGCACCGTCCTCATGCTCACGATCGTGATCGCCGGCGCGGCCTTCTTCGTTCCCCTCATCTTCTACAGCGACGTGATCGACATCGCCACGACCGCCCACGGCGGCTGAGCAACCTCGCTGATGTCCCATCCCGCCTCGGTCGCCGGGCCACTCGATCACCGCGTCGCGGTCGTCACCGGCGGGGGCCGCGGCATCGGTCGCGCCCTCGCGTCGGCAATGGCCGCGGCCGGAGCGGCCGTCGTCGTCAGCTCACGCACCGCCACGGAGCTCGACGAGGTCACGTCGACGATCGAGGCGCAGGGCGGTCGAGCCGTCGGGGTGGTCGCCGACGCGACCGAACGCACCTCGGCGATCCTTCCGGTCGAGACCGCGCTCGACACCTTCGGCAGGATCGACATCCTCGTCAACAACGTCGGCGGGACCGCCCCCGGAAGTCAGGACCCGTTCGAGGGCGACATGGACGCCATCGAGGCCGTGCTGACCCTGAACCTCACCTCGGCGTTCTGGATCACCCAC
This is a stretch of genomic DNA from Acidimicrobiales bacterium. It encodes these proteins:
- a CDS encoding NAD(P)/FAD-dependent oxidoreductase, whose product is MNAARHPHAGLPFTDSDEAIAAALEEVSIPTLLCTMVHITGDPAWVRGDLRPVGLFLNEYQGFMDEESKAEVRRRALPEIIKYRDGGCVLPVEQPDAELLHEMMNFVGCDEIPDDVVPMMLDEMGLGDTDVNRIAWADDVPAEARAEFPVVVIGCGQSGLLAGLRLQEAGIPFTIIEKNGGPGGTWWENSYPGARVDVGSHFYCYSFEPSDHWTEYFSQQPELQRYFQNVMENHGIDEHCRFDTEVVRATLDEASGRWSVVVRDAQGNEDTLVARALISAVGSLNRAKMPDIAGIDDFEGPSFHSTRWDHSVDYSGKKFALVGAGASGFQIAPTIAPDVEHLTVFQRTAQWMFPNPNYHEKVPEGQKWALRHLPFFGRWFRFLQFWPGSGGDLSNSRIDPNYDDSDGLAVSDRNAATRQVFEGWMREQLADAPELLEQVIPDYPATGKRTLQDNGSWLKCLTRDNVDLVRTGIERIEANGVRTVDGVLHEADIICYATGFHHNRFLWPMEIKGRGGKTLSEHWGDEPTAFLGITVPEFPNLFCMYGPGTNLAHGGSLIFHSECQITYIMGCIEQLLAGGHRTMEPKQEVHDEFEARRNSEIHQMVWSHWSIQHTHFKNPSGQIFTLSPWPIHNYQQWTKAPDPDHYVFT
- a CDS encoding DHA2 family efflux MFS transporter permease subunit, with protein sequence MDSPTAPHPVEVSREAWLALAVATSAAFLVVIDVSVVNVALPSISTDFEATTTQLSWVVSGYNIALASLLLLAGRLADRRGRRRMFMTGIIGFLAGSALCGMAPDADALIAARVIQAVGGALLTPASLAMVLPQFPLAKRGVAIGVWGAMGALGAAFGPSVGALLIEASSWRLIFLINVPIGLLVVAAAARFVPESRDEAATGPLDLIGVPVGVAGVALVMWGIIRAEEYGWADGSVLGLVAVGLALMPVVVWRSARHPGPLLDLSLFRARSFSVAIAAFWFYSLGFTAGFLLNSFMLQRLWGMSVLATGFALTPGPIVGALSSAPFGSLSDRVGHRWVVAGGALLCSASYLWWLLLVGTEQEYVRVFLPASLTLGLGVGATIAGLQSAAMSEIAPHQFASANASTRTTQQIGYAIGISAVLTLVADLDLAGFRSGYAWVVGAFAVAALVIATFYPSGSAASRTAATT
- a CDS encoding SDR family NAD(P)-dependent oxidoreductase produces the protein MSHPASVAGPLDHRVAVVTGGGRGIGRALASAMAAAGAAVVVSSRTATELDEVTSTIEAQGGRAVGVVADATERTSAILPVETALDTFGRIDILVNNVGGTAPGSQDPFEGDMDAIEAVLTLNLTSAFWITHAALPHMRDQGYGRVISIGSGASRRAASSWAYTTAKHGLVGFTTQLAKITGPHAITANCLCPGWTNTSLIDFEKLARARGTTVEQARAAAAGDSAQGRILEPEELGPLAVLLASPAGGAITGQVIGVDGGFQL